A single Xylanimonas cellulosilytica DSM 15894 DNA region contains:
- a CDS encoding type II toxin-antitoxin system VapC family toxin, with amino-acid sequence MAAGFLLDTTVVSELRKSRPDPRVSAWWASQRGADAYISALVVGELRQGVERLRSRHDLTQAEALDSWLTGLVHHYGDNVLPVTAQIAETWGRLDAAPDRPPVIDGLMAATALVHGLTLVTRNVADVERAGVAYVNPFEA; translated from the coding sequence ATGGCGGCCGGGTTCCTGCTCGACACCACCGTCGTCTCCGAGCTGCGCAAGTCGCGACCGGATCCCCGGGTGTCCGCCTGGTGGGCGTCCCAGCGCGGGGCCGACGCCTACATCAGCGCGCTCGTCGTCGGCGAGCTCCGACAAGGGGTCGAGCGGCTCCGCAGCCGCCACGACCTCACCCAGGCCGAGGCGCTGGACTCCTGGCTCACCGGGCTCGTCCACCACTACGGCGACAACGTGCTGCCCGTGACAGCGCAGATCGCGGAGACCTGGGGGCGGCTCGACGCTGCCCCCGACCGACCACCCGTGATCGACGGCCTCATGGCGGCGACGGCGCTCGTCCACGGGCTCACGCTCGTGACGCGGAACGTCGCCGACGTCGAGCGCGCCGGGGTCGCGTACGTCAACCCGTTCGAGGCCTGA
- a CDS encoding sugar transferase: MSAVTQGSLVSPRGALRAQGLAATRDAFRGERWHLDYRHRVATTDVLVVSASIMIASFVRALELGPAHTAGAIAIRVGMSVGLASLWMIALALGRAYDPRVFGSGPLEYHRVFNASWKLFSIVTVAAFLVSAEAARTYVLIALPVGLVGLLAARFGWRRWLHRHRVDRGMTTAVLAIGLRDQAERLIRELNGRPTSGYRVVGVCTPTGTVRAGDEISGVPVLGDLRNAGMVAAQVGADCVAVSGSDAITADVVRRLGWELEPVGVDLMLTAELADVAGPRITVTPAAGVSLLHVDAPRFAGPRFVAKAAMDWTGAALLTLLMSPVLLVVAVAVKATSRGPVLFKQDRVGRGGQTFGMLKFRSMVVDAEQRVADVAQEGNDGAGVLFKRRHDPRVTRVGRVLRRFSLDELPQLFNVLAGQMSLVGPRPPLPAEVSQYEARMRRRLLVKPGLTGLWQVGGRSDLPWEECVRLDVYYAENWTPFGDLLILARTAKAVFSGAGAY; the protein is encoded by the coding sequence GTGTCCGCTGTGACCCAGGGCAGTCTCGTCAGCCCGCGCGGCGCGTTGCGCGCCCAGGGTCTCGCCGCGACCCGAGACGCGTTCCGCGGAGAGCGCTGGCACCTGGACTACCGGCACCGGGTGGCGACGACGGATGTGCTGGTGGTCTCGGCGTCGATCATGATCGCGTCGTTCGTGCGGGCGCTCGAGCTGGGCCCGGCGCACACGGCGGGCGCGATCGCGATCCGGGTGGGCATGTCGGTGGGTCTGGCGTCGCTGTGGATGATCGCCCTGGCCCTCGGCCGGGCGTACGACCCGCGCGTCTTCGGCTCCGGCCCGCTGGAGTACCACCGCGTGTTCAATGCGTCGTGGAAGCTGTTCAGCATCGTCACGGTGGCGGCGTTCCTGGTCTCGGCGGAGGCGGCCCGCACGTACGTGCTGATCGCGCTCCCGGTGGGCCTCGTAGGCCTGCTCGCGGCACGTTTCGGGTGGCGTCGCTGGCTGCATCGCCACCGTGTGGATCGCGGGATGACGACGGCGGTGCTGGCGATCGGGCTGCGCGACCAGGCCGAACGCCTCATCCGTGAGCTCAACGGGCGGCCCACGTCCGGGTACCGCGTCGTCGGGGTCTGCACGCCCACGGGAACGGTGCGGGCGGGCGACGAGATCTCCGGGGTCCCCGTGCTGGGCGACCTGCGGAACGCCGGCATGGTCGCCGCCCAGGTGGGTGCGGACTGCGTCGCCGTCTCCGGGTCGGACGCGATCACCGCCGACGTCGTGCGCCGGTTGGGCTGGGAGCTGGAGCCGGTGGGCGTCGACCTCATGCTCACCGCCGAGCTGGCCGACGTCGCCGGGCCGCGCATCACCGTCACCCCGGCGGCCGGGGTGAGCCTGCTGCACGTGGACGCGCCGCGGTTCGCGGGCCCCCGGTTCGTCGCGAAGGCGGCGATGGACTGGACGGGCGCCGCGCTGCTGACGCTGCTGATGTCCCCGGTGCTGCTCGTCGTCGCGGTGGCCGTCAAGGCCACGAGCCGCGGCCCGGTGCTGTTCAAGCAGGACCGGGTGGGCCGCGGCGGGCAGACGTTCGGCATGCTCAAGTTCCGCAGCATGGTGGTGGATGCCGAGCAGCGCGTCGCCGACGTCGCCCAGGAGGGCAACGACGGTGCGGGCGTGCTGTTCAAGCGGCGGCACGACCCGCGGGTCACCCGGGTGGGTCGCGTGCTGCGCCGCTTCTCCCTGGACGAGCTGCCGCAGCTCTTCAACGTGCTCGCCGGGCAGATGAGCCTGGTCGGCCCGCGACCGCCGCTGCCGGCGGAGGTCAGCCAGTACGAGGCGCGCATGCGGCGTCGGCTGCTGGTCAAGCCCGGCCTGACGGGCCTGTGGCAGGTGGGCGGACGCTCGGACCTCCCGTGGGAGGAGTGCGTGCGGCTCGACGTGTACTACGCCGAGAACTGGACGCCGTTCGGCGACCTGCTGATCCTGGCCCGCACCGCGAAGGCCGTGTTCAGCGGGGCCGGGGCGTACTGA
- a CDS encoding helix-turn-helix domain-containing protein → MPADTSVDVAALEARADSLVEAHEKLLDSLVRFRKKHGLTQADVAERMGVSQPTVAAFERYDANPTLSTIRRYALAVEVRLREEVVDDCCPGTPGACTGRRS, encoded by the coding sequence ATGCCAGCCGACACTTCTGTCGATGTTGCCGCGCTCGAAGCGCGGGCGGACAGCCTCGTCGAGGCGCATGAGAAGTTGCTCGATTCGCTGGTCAGGTTCCGCAAGAAGCACGGCCTGACGCAGGCGGACGTCGCGGAGCGTATGGGTGTATCCCAACCCACGGTGGCCGCGTTCGAGCGCTACGACGCGAACCCGACACTGTCGACGATCCGCCGCTATGCACTCGCCGTTGAGGTGCGCCTGCGTGAGGAAGTCGTCGATGACTGCTGCCCCGGCACGCCGGGAGCCTGCACCGGGCGCCGATCTTGA
- a CDS encoding type IV toxin-antitoxin system AbiEi family antitoxin domain-containing protein, producing the protein MSRPRLPLPADLLETARLQVGLVSTAQCVAAGVGRQRVGRLVEAGVLVRRRRRVYEVAGALPPPSSDGAAMDRARLQRAIEGPLAHGPTAVATGLAALVLAGAQGAPLDLTPEVAFPRGSSSAATTTGVRIRRTPVRAVMSRHGVHYVLPGIALAQVVPEVERWRAVALMDSVRSRKILTERQFERARASTFGRRGAARTRAWWDECDPRSESPAETKARLDCTAAGIPPDVLQLPVRSSGREPPRIDLAWRLPDGTWLLVEVDGIEWHQDRRDVLRDLTRQNRIVTSGTLLRRYTGTEAMNGTLVREVGAILTAKAWSPRPDAAAELVVA; encoded by the coding sequence GTGAGCCGTCCCCGCCTTCCCCTGCCCGCCGACCTGCTCGAGACCGCCCGCCTCCAGGTGGGTCTGGTCAGCACCGCGCAGTGCGTCGCGGCCGGGGTCGGCCGTCAGCGGGTCGGTCGGCTGGTCGAGGCCGGTGTGCTGGTCCGACGACGTCGGCGCGTCTACGAGGTGGCCGGCGCACTCCCGCCACCGTCGTCGGACGGCGCGGCGATGGACCGCGCGCGCCTGCAGCGCGCCATCGAGGGCCCGCTGGCTCACGGCCCGACGGCGGTGGCGACCGGACTGGCCGCGCTCGTCCTGGCGGGAGCCCAGGGTGCGCCGCTGGACCTCACTCCCGAGGTCGCATTCCCGCGGGGCAGCTCCAGCGCGGCGACGACCACCGGCGTGCGGATCCGCCGCACTCCGGTGCGTGCCGTCATGAGCCGCCACGGCGTCCACTACGTCCTGCCGGGGATCGCGCTCGCGCAGGTGGTTCCGGAGGTGGAGAGGTGGCGGGCGGTGGCGCTGATGGACTCGGTGAGGTCCCGGAAGATCCTCACGGAGCGGCAGTTCGAGCGGGCCCGGGCGAGCACCTTCGGCCGCCGAGGCGCCGCGCGGACCCGGGCGTGGTGGGACGAGTGCGACCCGCGGTCGGAGTCGCCCGCCGAGACGAAGGCGAGGCTGGACTGCACGGCCGCCGGCATCCCACCGGACGTGCTGCAGCTGCCGGTCCGGTCGTCCGGGCGGGAACCGCCACGCATCGACCTGGCGTGGCGGCTGCCCGACGGCACGTGGCTGCTCGTCGAGGTGGACGGCATCGAGTGGCACCAGGACCGCCGCGACGTGCTCCGCGACCTGACCCGGCAGAACCGCATCGTCACGAGCGGCACGCTCCTGCGCCGCTACACCGGGACGGAAGCGATGAACGGCACGCTCGTCCGCGAGGTGGGAGCGATCCTGACGGCGAAAGCATGGAGCCCCCGACCGGACGCGGCCGCTGAGCTCGTGGTGGCGTGA
- a CDS encoding ATP-binding protein: MDYRRRVVDDTLDEMFPHLAAIALEGAKGVGKSATAGERAATVVNLADPRRRAAVELDWDYVTTVRPPVLVDEWQLYPPVWDRVKKAVDEDSSGGRYLLAGSANVAPGTRIHSGAGRIISLRMRPLSVAERGLIDPTVSFAELLAGGRPTVRGQSSVTPGDYVDEILASGFPGIRELPARLRAQQLDGYLARIVERELPENGVEVRRPAALRRWLAAYGAATSSTATYTTILDAATPGESDKISRATADSYRNHLERIFVVDPVEAWIPVFNPLKKLGSSPKHHLVDPALAARIAGVDRAGLLSGDGHVLAGGAATWLGALFESLVTQSVRVYADAAFARVGHLRTRDSNYPREVDLVVEGDDRRVVGIEVKLAPVVTDRDVRHLLWLRDQLGDRVADLVVVTTGDIAYRRADGIAVVPLALLGP; the protein is encoded by the coding sequence GTGGACTACCGACGACGCGTCGTGGACGACACCCTCGACGAGATGTTCCCCCATCTGGCCGCGATCGCACTCGAGGGCGCGAAGGGCGTGGGCAAGAGTGCGACGGCCGGTGAGCGTGCGGCCACCGTCGTCAACCTGGCGGACCCACGCCGGCGCGCGGCGGTCGAGCTGGACTGGGACTACGTCACTACGGTCCGCCCACCGGTGCTTGTCGACGAGTGGCAGCTCTACCCGCCGGTCTGGGACCGGGTGAAAAAAGCCGTCGACGAGGACAGCAGCGGCGGCCGATACCTCCTTGCCGGGTCGGCGAACGTGGCTCCGGGGACGCGGATCCACTCCGGCGCGGGGCGCATCATCAGCCTGCGGATGCGCCCGTTGTCGGTTGCGGAGCGTGGACTCATCGACCCGACCGTCTCGTTCGCGGAGCTCCTGGCCGGCGGTCGGCCCACGGTCCGCGGACAGTCGAGCGTGACGCCTGGCGACTATGTGGACGAGATCCTCGCCTCCGGCTTCCCCGGCATCCGAGAGCTGCCGGCCCGGTTGCGTGCGCAACAGCTCGACGGGTACCTCGCCCGGATCGTCGAGCGTGAGCTGCCCGAGAACGGCGTGGAGGTCCGGCGCCCTGCTGCGCTGCGACGCTGGCTCGCTGCGTATGGGGCGGCGACGTCGTCGACAGCGACCTACACGACCATCCTTGACGCCGCGACACCCGGCGAGTCGGACAAGATCAGCAGGGCCACCGCCGACTCCTACCGCAACCACCTGGAGAGGATCTTCGTCGTCGATCCCGTCGAGGCGTGGATACCGGTGTTCAACCCGCTGAAGAAGCTCGGGTCGAGCCCCAAGCACCATCTTGTCGACCCTGCTCTCGCGGCCCGGATCGCCGGCGTCGACAGGGCGGGGTTGCTCAGCGGCGACGGCCACGTCCTCGCGGGCGGCGCCGCGACCTGGTTGGGGGCACTCTTCGAGTCGCTCGTCACCCAGAGCGTGCGCGTCTACGCCGATGCCGCCTTCGCACGGGTCGGACACCTCCGGACCCGGGACTCGAACTACCCGCGCGAGGTCGACCTCGTCGTCGAGGGCGATGACCGCCGCGTCGTCGGGATCGAGGTCAAGCTCGCGCCCGTGGTCACCGACCGCGACGTCCGGCATCTGCTGTGGCTACGCGACCAGCTCGGCGATCGTGTGGCCGACCTCGTCGTCGTCACCACGGGCGACATCGCCTACCGCCGCGCCGACGGCATCGCCGTCGTGCCCCTCGCCCTGCTCGGTCCGTAA
- a CDS encoding type II toxin-antitoxin system Phd/YefM family antitoxin has protein sequence MRWQVQEAKQRFSELLRATAAGEPQIVTKHGKAIAVVIDYAEYELLRGTTVSFLDYLGSHGEMPDDFEVERTRDLPRETDLTS, from the coding sequence ATGCGCTGGCAGGTCCAAGAGGCGAAGCAGCGGTTCAGCGAGCTCCTGCGCGCCACCGCCGCCGGTGAGCCGCAGATCGTCACCAAGCACGGGAAGGCCATCGCCGTCGTGATCGACTACGCCGAGTACGAGCTGCTGCGCGGGACGACGGTCTCGTTCCTCGACTACCTCGGCTCCCACGGGGAGATGCCCGACGACTTCGAGGTCGAACGCACCCGCGACCTGCCGCGCGAGACCGACCTGACCTCCTGA
- a CDS encoding DUF2530 domain-containing protein: MPSLLRILTRPETRRPGPPPLAVDLRKVLLAGIACWVVATVVVGVLVALDVKELTALWVCLSGLALGGLGLLWARGKR, from the coding sequence GTGCCCTCGCTCCTGCGGATCCTGACCCGGCCCGAGACGCGTCGACCCGGCCCGCCGCCCCTGGCCGTCGACCTGCGCAAGGTGCTGCTCGCGGGGATCGCATGCTGGGTCGTGGCCACCGTCGTCGTCGGCGTGCTGGTGGCGTTGGACGTCAAGGAGCTGACCGCGCTGTGGGTGTGCCTGTCCGGCCTCGCGCTCGGCGGGCTCGGGCTGCTCTGGGCTCGCGGAAAGCGCTGA
- a CDS encoding nuclear transport factor 2 family protein, whose amino-acid sequence MADRTAIIDTVTSLFWSSDHNDWARLTAVFADSVRLDYTALQGGEPADLAPADIVAGWRPLFEALDARQHLVANHLVTITGDTAVVTAAFQATHQWRGQTWTLGGDYRFHLTRRAGRWAIDAMTMTPSWETGNPELASAALAAARDEQGR is encoded by the coding sequence ATGGCAGATCGCACGGCCATCATCGACACCGTCACCTCGTTGTTCTGGTCCTCCGACCACAACGACTGGGCCCGTCTCACGGCGGTGTTCGCCGACTCGGTGCGACTCGACTACACGGCGCTCCAGGGCGGCGAGCCCGCCGACCTCGCGCCGGCCGACATCGTCGCCGGGTGGCGGCCCTTGTTCGAGGCGCTCGACGCGCGCCAGCACCTGGTCGCCAACCACCTCGTGACGATCACCGGCGACACCGCCGTCGTCACGGCCGCCTTCCAAGCGACCCATCAGTGGCGGGGCCAGACCTGGACGTTGGGCGGCGACTACCGCTTCCACCTGACCCGCAGGGCCGGACGCTGGGCGATCGACGCGATGACCATGACACCGTCCTGGGAGACGGGGAACCCGGAACTTGCCTCCGCGGCGCTCGCTGCCGCGCGCGACGAGCAGGGGCGCTGA
- a CDS encoding NCS2 family permease gives MANTTTAPAQSLSAIDRYFKITERGSTVGTEIRGGLVTFFTMAYIIVLNPIILGGVPDGTGNFLGAAGDAAATSGDFAQIAAVTALIAGVLTILMGVVANFPLALAAGMGLNAVVAFSIATIPGMTWADAMGIIVLEGIIILILVLTGFREAVFKAVPREIKVAISVGIGLFIAFIGFVDSGFVRAGAGTPVQLGINGSLGSWPILVFVVGLLAAIVMMIKKVRGAILIAIVGSTILAVVVEAIGNLGAQSADNPGGWTLNIPTLAADWGLPSMGILGQFSLLGSFRNIGVVAVVLLVFTLMLADFFDTMGTMVAVGGEAGLLEEDGNPPKTRQILIVDSVAAAAGGMGSVSSNTSYIESAAGVGDGARTGLASVTTGIAFLLAIFITPVVTMVPHEAATPALVVVGFLMLTQITGIDWKNFEVAIPAFLTIVLMPFTYSITAGIGAGIIAFVIIKLAVGKAKVVHPLLYGTAVLFVLYFLQGPLRNWIGF, from the coding sequence ATGGCCAACACGACCACCGCGCCGGCCCAGAGCCTGAGCGCAATCGATCGCTACTTCAAGATCACCGAACGTGGCTCCACCGTCGGAACCGAGATCCGCGGCGGGCTGGTGACCTTCTTCACGATGGCGTACATCATCGTGCTCAACCCGATCATTCTCGGCGGCGTCCCGGACGGCACGGGCAACTTCCTCGGTGCGGCGGGCGACGCCGCGGCCACCAGCGGTGACTTCGCGCAGATCGCCGCGGTGACCGCCCTCATCGCCGGTGTGCTGACCATCCTCATGGGCGTGGTCGCGAACTTCCCGCTCGCGCTCGCCGCGGGCATGGGCCTCAACGCCGTCGTGGCCTTCTCGATCGCGACGATCCCGGGCATGACCTGGGCGGACGCGATGGGCATCATCGTGCTCGAGGGCATCATCATCCTCATCCTGGTGCTCACCGGCTTCCGTGAGGCCGTGTTCAAGGCCGTGCCGCGCGAGATCAAGGTCGCGATCTCCGTGGGCATCGGTCTGTTCATCGCGTTCATCGGCTTCGTGGACTCGGGCTTCGTGCGCGCCGGTGCGGGCACCCCGGTGCAGCTCGGCATCAACGGCTCGCTCGGCTCGTGGCCGATCCTCGTCTTCGTCGTCGGCCTGCTCGCCGCCATCGTCATGATGATCAAGAAGGTGCGCGGCGCGATCCTCATCGCCATCGTCGGCTCCACGATCCTGGCGGTCGTCGTCGAGGCGATCGGCAACCTGGGCGCGCAGTCGGCCGACAACCCCGGCGGCTGGACGCTCAACATCCCGACCCTCGCGGCCGACTGGGGCCTGCCGAGCATGGGCATCCTCGGCCAGTTCTCGCTGCTGGGCTCGTTCCGCAACATCGGCGTGGTCGCCGTCGTGCTGCTCGTCTTCACGCTCATGCTGGCCGACTTCTTCGACACGATGGGCACCATGGTGGCCGTCGGTGGCGAGGCCGGGCTGCTCGAGGAGGACGGCAACCCACCGAAGACCCGCCAGATCCTCATCGTCGACTCCGTCGCCGCCGCCGCCGGTGGCATGGGCTCGGTCTCGTCGAACACCTCGTACATCGAGTCGGCCGCCGGTGTCGGCGACGGCGCCCGCACGGGCCTCGCGTCCGTGACCACGGGTATCGCGTTCCTGCTGGCGATCTTCATCACCCCGGTCGTCACGATGGTGCCGCACGAGGCCGCCACCCCGGCTCTCGTCGTCGTCGGCTTCCTGATGCTGACGCAGATCACCGGTATCGACTGGAAGAACTTCGAGGTCGCCATCCCGGCGTTCCTGACGATCGTGCTGATGCCGTTCACGTACTCGATCACCGCGGGCATCGGCGCGGGCATCATCGCGTTCGTGATCATCAAGCTCGCGGTCGGCAAGGCGAAGGTGGTGCACCCGCTGCTGTACGGCACCGCGGTGCTGTTCGTCCTGTACTTCCTCCAGGGCCCGCTGCGGAACTGGATCGGCTTCTGA
- a CDS encoding glycoside hydrolase family 36 protein, whose translation MPVRTTASPPLITWGDGPTRLVLRHGPDTPVMAQVWRSDSEHPVDAQPLVEVIAVGHGHASANLRNTATAIGARLRFVNHRVETVQGLTTVLVTQVDEVTGLEAVTALRGRAGGSAVQATTTLRNTGDSSVHLQAVSSLMLADPTGVPAIDSVSSLEGTNEWLGEWRWAAQALRGGDDAAGLPVLGLASHQRQDARSARVVVSHGTWSSGERAPVGVVSGPSGSLAWQVEHPGPWRMELGVRLDADDVDRLVLGILGATDADHSWVRTLAPGEEFASIPVSVAWSSGDWQETIAELTRHRRAIRTPERAATVVVFNDYMNTLMGDPTTAKLLPLIGAAGKAGADYFCIDAGWYADEGDWWDAIGEWEPSAKRFPDGGLAVPIGAIRAAGMIPGLWLEPEVVGVRSPMAHRLPDEAFLQRHGMRVVEHDRYLLDMRHPAAREHLDATVDRLVEEFGLGFFKLDYNVTPGLGTDLNADSPGDGLLEHTRAYLRWLDGVLERHPHLVIENCASGAQRADYGLLSRLEMQSTTDQQEALRYPAIAAGALVAMLPEQAGNWAYPQPSMTDEEIAFTMVTGLSGRIYLSGHLDQMSDEQLALVREGVAVAKTLDDGALATSPVWPAGLPGTGSPWVLAGRATADETLLAVWFLGGQQREISVPMRGGALQTVYPTSLAPAFDARLADGRLHLTALGEEPVARLIRIHHDDAA comes from the coding sequence ATGCCCGTACGAACGACGGCGAGCCCGCCGCTGATCACCTGGGGCGATGGGCCCACGCGACTTGTCCTCCGCCACGGACCGGACACCCCGGTGATGGCGCAGGTGTGGCGCAGCGACTCCGAGCATCCTGTCGATGCTCAGCCGCTGGTTGAGGTCATCGCCGTCGGGCATGGGCACGCGTCGGCGAACCTCCGCAACACGGCGACCGCGATCGGTGCCCGCCTGCGCTTCGTGAACCATCGCGTCGAGACCGTGCAGGGACTGACCACCGTGCTCGTCACGCAGGTCGACGAGGTCACGGGCCTGGAGGCCGTGACCGCGCTGCGTGGCCGGGCGGGAGGATCGGCGGTTCAGGCGACGACGACACTGCGCAACACCGGAGACTCCTCGGTCCACCTGCAGGCGGTCTCTTCGCTCATGCTGGCGGATCCGACAGGCGTTCCCGCCATCGACTCGGTGAGCAGCCTCGAGGGGACCAACGAGTGGCTCGGTGAATGGCGTTGGGCTGCCCAGGCGCTGCGTGGCGGAGACGACGCGGCCGGGCTGCCGGTGCTTGGTCTCGCCAGCCACCAGCGTCAGGACGCGCGCAGCGCTCGCGTCGTCGTGTCGCACGGGACCTGGTCGTCGGGTGAGCGGGCTCCGGTGGGCGTGGTCTCGGGTCCGTCGGGAAGCCTGGCCTGGCAGGTCGAGCATCCTGGGCCGTGGCGGATGGAGCTGGGCGTCCGGCTCGATGCCGACGACGTCGATCGTCTGGTCCTGGGCATCCTCGGTGCCACGGACGCCGATCACTCCTGGGTCCGCACGCTGGCGCCGGGGGAGGAGTTCGCGTCGATCCCGGTCTCCGTGGCCTGGTCGAGCGGGGACTGGCAGGAGACGATCGCTGAGCTCACGCGTCACCGCCGGGCGATCCGCACTCCCGAGCGGGCGGCAACCGTCGTCGTCTTCAACGACTACATGAACACCCTCATGGGCGACCCCACCACCGCCAAGCTTCTGCCGCTGATCGGTGCCGCGGGCAAGGCGGGCGCCGACTACTTCTGCATCGACGCCGGCTGGTATGCGGACGAGGGCGACTGGTGGGACGCGATCGGTGAGTGGGAGCCGTCCGCCAAGCGGTTCCCCGACGGGGGCCTCGCGGTTCCCATCGGCGCGATCCGTGCGGCGGGCATGATCCCCGGCCTGTGGCTGGAACCGGAAGTTGTCGGTGTGCGAAGCCCGATGGCGCACCGGCTCCCGGACGAGGCGTTCCTGCAGCGTCACGGGATGCGCGTCGTCGAGCACGACCGGTACCTCCTCGACATGCGGCACCCTGCCGCACGGGAGCACCTTGACGCCACGGTCGACCGGCTCGTCGAGGAGTTCGGGCTCGGGTTCTTCAAGCTCGACTACAACGTCACTCCCGGCCTCGGCACCGATCTGAACGCAGACAGCCCGGGAGACGGGCTCCTCGAGCACACGCGCGCGTACCTGCGGTGGCTCGACGGCGTGCTCGAACGCCACCCGCACCTCGTGATCGAGAACTGCGCATCGGGGGCGCAGCGAGCCGACTATGGCTTGCTGTCGCGCCTGGAGATGCAGTCCACCACCGACCAGCAAGAGGCACTCCGCTACCCGGCGATCGCCGCTGGAGCACTCGTCGCGATGCTGCCTGAGCAGGCTGGGAACTGGGCCTACCCCCAGCCGTCGATGACGGATGAAGAGATCGCGTTCACGATGGTCACAGGTCTCTCGGGGAGGATCTACCTGTCCGGGCATCTCGACCAGATGAGCGACGAGCAGCTTGCGCTGGTTCGCGAGGGCGTCGCAGTCGCCAAGACGCTCGACGATGGCGCCCTGGCCACGAGCCCGGTGTGGCCTGCCGGCCTGCCCGGCACGGGATCGCCATGGGTTCTCGCGGGCCGTGCCACCGCAGACGAGACGCTGCTGGCCGTCTGGTTCCTCGGTGGCCAGCAGCGTGAGATCTCTGTGCCCATGCGCGGCGGAGCGCTCCAGACCGTCTACCCGACGTCGCTCGCTCCGGCGTTCGACGCCCGGCTCGCCGACGGCCGACTTCACTTGACTGCACTCGGCGAGGAGCCGGTCGCACGCCTCATCCGCATCCACCACGACGACGCGGCGTAG